The following DNA comes from Miscanthus floridulus cultivar M001 chromosome 5, ASM1932011v1, whole genome shotgun sequence.
ccgctccataacttgtcttattaagaaaatggcttccatggttgacctttcgggcatgaaaccaaattggttcatagagacccgcgttattgctctcaagcgatgtttgataactctctcccatagcttcatagtgtggctcatcaacttaattccccggtaatttgtacaactttgaatatcccctttatttttGTAggtcggtaccaatatacttctcctccactcatcaggcatcttgttcgatcgaaaaatatggttgaacagcttggttaaccatactacagctatgtccccgaggcatctccacacctcgattgggataccatccggtcccatcgccttacctcctttcatccttttcaacgtctctctgacctcagattcttggattctccgcacaaagcgcctattggtgtcatcaaaaaagttatccaactgaaaggttgtgtccatattctcgccattgaacaatttgtcaaatcgatgtcggatctcatcctcctttaccaagagatgctccctttcatccttaatgcacttaacttggttgaagtcccgtgtctttctctcacgaaccctaaccatcttataaatgtccttctctccttccttcgtactcaaatgttggtaaagatcctcgtacgctctactctttgccacacttacagctcgctttgcagtcttctttgccaccttgtacttctccatgttgtccacactcttgtcttggtacaagcgtctatagcattctttcttctccttaatagccatttggacttcctcgttctaccatcaagtatctttagcctcgcgtccccttcctttggttactccacacacctctgaggctaccttccgaatattggttgccatcttgtcccacatattgtttatgtcgtcttcttccttccaagagccctctttgataaccctttccctaaatacctctgacgtctcccctttcagttttcaccactttgttctttcaatcttaacttgtttatccctacgggcacgcacctgaaaacgaaaatctgccaccaaaagcttatgttgagaaacaacacactcccctggtatcaccttgcaatccaagcatgctcgtttgtcctttcttcttgcgaggacaaagtcaatctggctacagtgttgtccgctactgaaggtcactagatgagattctctctttctaaagaaagtgttggctatcatcaggtcaaaagctaccgcgaagtccagaacttcctccccctcctgattcttactaccatacccaaaacctccatgaactgcctcgaaacctgtgcttgtagtacctacatgcccattaagatctcctcctataaaaagcttctcactactaggtatagctctaaccaggccatctaagtcttcccagaactgtctcttagcactctcgtcgaggcctacttgggaggCATACGCattaattacgttcaagaccatatcaccaacgacaagcttgactaagataatcctatctccttgccttctcactcccaccacaccattcttgaggctcttatcaatcaaaactcctactccatttctattcgcgactgtccctgtgtatcaaagcttgaaacctgtattgtccacctccttcgccttctgacccttccatttagtctcttgaacgcataatatatttacacgcctcctagtcgcggtatcaactaattctcttaacttacctgtaagacCAATAACCCTTTTCTGTTACTCTCAATcagcattcacatagtgagcaacaacactaatatagtcctccttagcattaccagaccaaatgtctcaagtcaaagcaacagaagaagcagcagacaacACAAAATTCTTAAGCATATCACGGCGTTCAGTAAACAGCttaccaagatctctagtggtggtctgtctagaaaccttgacaaacctagggttatgagcaagaaCAATGTAATCCTCCTAGTCCTGTGTCTCACCTATACCTAATGGaaggtcaagcctagcaatcaaccgaCATAACTCAGATCGAGCAACAGCAGGATTGTAGTCCCAGTTATACACAGTTCCATCAGGATTGAAAgaaagcctagactgaaccctagcagcGTGATCAGCCTTTTTCCTACAAGATTTCTGGTGCATAATCAAATGGCCAGTGCCAGCAGAAGATCTAGCAGACAATTTACTCTTACACATTTTACAGATAGCAGCAGTTCGAATCTGTGAaccattcacagtctcatagatctcatcaaaatcaacTCAGACACCAAATTTACGCTTACCAACATATGAGATACCATCTGTGCTGTTGGAGCCGACCGGCGTCCCTGTCGCCGTCGccgacggcgccggcgccgcccctccaccaccgtcgtcgccgtcCAGATCGATCGGAGCAGAGCCGCTACCGACATCGATACCCAACAACGCAGCAGCGTCGTCATGGATGTCGTGGTCGTCCTCGACGACCAGCCCTGCCGCGATTAGGTCATCGTTGCCGGTGAGTGGATAGACGACATCGTCGTCATCCGCCATGGCGACCTTGACCGCGGACGGCTGatctccagcaccgttcctcaacggtgcgcgcGACCGCCGTGCCCGGTCTATGCcacaggaagaggacgaggcatcgGCAACCGACCTGTGCGGAGGAGAAAAACAGAGACATAGAGATCCAAATCCAGGGTCAGTCACTCAGTCTCAAATAGACACAAGaagacagatctagggttagggttagggttagggttcgtggacgacctgcgcaaccggagcccggtgcTGGAGATGACGAGGGCCACCTAGAGGAGAGACACCGATTAGAAACGACGGCGAACGGCAGAGGAGGGACGAATGGGAACACGGTCATGAACTCACATAGTTCACCGAGAGCGGGAGGtcgagaggagagagggagaagggaggagagtggAGACAGAGTCAGACAGGCGGATCGAGGTCACCGGAGTCGGGGACGACGGACGAGAGAGAGCTCAGATTCGCCACTGGTGGATCGTGGATGCGTGCGAGAGAGCAAAGATGCGCCGCAGCGAGCGAGAGagagtggggattagggttagggttgggagcggGCGAGCGGCTCAGCCGACGCTCCCCGCTTATATACTCGAGCGAGGGCGCGGGGCTGCGGCCTGCGGGGAGGGGGCTGGCCGGGCCGCCAGCGGGCCTACCGTTGAGGAGCGGGCCGTGTtgtgccggcccacgtgcctggggtaaggcccaggcacggcctgctcctccgGGCCATGCCAGCCTGGGCCCGCTCGCTGCCGGGCCGGGCCAAAAAAACGGGCCTTGGGTCGGGccgacgggctcgggctgcatggccatataTAATTTTGACTGGCAAACTGTTGGGCTTATGCACAGTTTTCGTTTAAGCGGACAGCCTGGTAACATTACACGCTTATTGAGCTGTACGGATGAGGACTTGAAGAACTATAAAGGCCATGATCTTGCTCCAACACATTATGTTCCGTCTATGAGTCATCATCCACTGACAGGGGACTGGTATAACCTCTTGGTTTAACATAGTTTCTAAAGATACTGTTCAAGACAACCCACTCATATGATTCTTTTGCTAGGTACCCTGCAATTAACAAACCTGCAGCAGTTCTCCATTGGCTCAACCATGTGCAGACTGATGCTGAGTTCCTTGTTATCCTATATGCTGATATGATCATGAGAGGCCCCATCACCCAATGGGAATATGGTGCAAAACGTGGTCATCCTGTTTCTACTCCTTATGAGTAAGACTTTACTGTGCTATGAGAGTAGCGTACGGTTGGCCATGTTATAGATTTTCCTATGGTTATGTAGTAATGTTGCCCTTGATGTGTATcaggtacctcattggttgtgaTAACATACTTGCAAAGATACACACTCGCAATCCCTCTGCATGTGATAAGGTTGGCAGTGTCATTATCATGCATATAGATGATCTTCGGCGTTTTGCTCTGCTGTGGCTTCACAAATCAGAGGAGGTTCGTGCAGACAAAGCTCACTATGCAACAAACATTACTGGCGACATATATAATTCTGGCTGGATTAGCGAGATGTATGGCTACTCTTTTGCAGCAGCTGAGGTATATgcactttctttctttttctttttttgttcttTCAAGTTTCAAGAATCACTCTTTTTTCTTCATTGTAAGTGTAACTAATGTCATGAACACTTCTGGCTTTTAATATCCAACATAGCTTCGTTCATATTTTCTAGAGAAGGTAGTAAGAAAAGTTGCACTCATATGTTCTAGAAAAATGGTGCTCTGGTCATCTGGTGCAGTTGGCAGTTGTGTCATTTCAATTAATATTTTTTCATCCATCCCTACTCATTGTCTATCTTGCTGTATGACTTCTTTTTAACTTGCAGATCATCCTGCGACACGTCATTAGGAGGGACATAATGATATATCCAGGTTATGTTCCACTGCCTGGGGCAAAATACAGGGTTTTCCATTATGGTTTGAGATTTGGAGTTGGTAATTGGAGCTTTGACAAGGCTGATTGGAGAAATGCTGATGTGGTAAATACATGCTGGGCCAAGTTCCCTGAACCACCTGATCCTGCTACGATCATGAAACAAGATCTAGATGCACGGGAGAGGGATCTTCTCAGCATTGAATGCGGGAGAGCTTTGAATAAAGCCCTATACCTGCACCATAAGCACAGAAATTGCCCCCAGCTAGGCACCTTTCGCAGCACATCTAGGAAAGCTGATCAAGTTTCTGCTTCTAACAAAATTGAGAGAGTTCCACAAAAGTCAAGTACAAAGTCCATGGCTGATGGAAGGGAGAAGACTGTTGAAAGGACTGCAGCTACTGTGCAACCTCTACATAGATCAAGGAGACTGGCCAGGTCTTCTACGATGTGGATAATTGCTATGTGGGTATTATCAATTGTGGTGTTCTTATTGGTAATCTCCGTGTTCTTCACTGAGCAAAGGAGAAATGTTTAGAGATCTAGGGTTTCTAGAAGTTTAAAGGCCCATGTCTGAGTATTCCTTTTTCTACCGACACCATTTCCGACTATAGAATAGACAATATCCACAAACTGTTACTTTGTGGACGTATAATACATAAAAGGTTATGGTCCTGGGACTGTATAGGCTAACAGCTGTTTTGAGTTATCAGAAGATGCCAAAGGACTTGAACCTTTGCGAAAGCCTCTTCTCTTTTGTCAAAACCTCACGTAAACTGCTAGCAGGTTTTGGTGCCACTGCTGTTGTACTTGATTTAATAGATTCTTTCATTATAGTGTAAAGTTTCATATATTATTTCTTTCCCTTAATAGTTCTCCCTTGCCATGTGACCTTCTGAGCATACAGATGCAATGATATTCTTCCGTTGGAACCCCATGGCTGTGGTGTATAACAATTTCACCCCATGCGAGATCTTTTCCATGAATCATGTGTCTTTTTGTGGAATTGAACTGATTAAATTCTTGCTTTCTAAAGATGTTCTAAAGAGGGTCAAAGGTTTTTCATGTGTCGCAATATATGTGTAATGTTCCTATCAGGCTAATGGTGCAGCGTTGTCCGCATCTTGTTTCCT
Coding sequences within:
- the LOC136450897 gene encoding peptidyl serine alpha-galactosyltransferase isoform X2 encodes the protein MGAAIAGAVVAALLLLYPARASAAAAAGEGRRLHTLFSVECGDYFDWQAVGLLHSLRKARQPGGVTRLVSCVEDQLPSYRGLRIGHTLQVPSFSRHPRTGDWYPAINKTAGIVHWLKHSPEADNVYWVVILDADQIIRGPIIPWELGAEKGKPFAAYYGHLKGCDNILAQLHTAHPEFCDKVGGILALHIDDLRALAPLWLSKTEEVRQDKSHWSTNITGDIYGMGWISEMYGYSFGAAKPGNITRLLSCTDEDLKNYKGHDLAPTHYVPSMSHHPLTGDWYPAINKPAAVLHWLNHVQTDAEFLVILYADMIMRGPITQWEYGAKRGHPVSTPYEYLIGCDNILAKIHTRNPSACDKVGSVIIMHIDDLRRFALLWLHKSEEVRADKAHYATNITGDIYNSGWISEMYGYSFAAAEIILRHVIRRDIMIYPGYVPLPGAKYRVFHYGLRFGVGNWSFDKADWRNADVVNTCWAKFPEPPDPATIMKQDLDARERDLLSIECGRALNKALYLHHKHRNCPQLGTFRSTSRKADQVSASNKIERVPQKSSTKSMADGREKTVERTAATVQPLHRSRRLARSSTMWIIAMWVLSIVVFLLVISVFFTEQRRNV
- the LOC136450897 gene encoding peptidyl serine alpha-galactosyltransferase isoform X3 encodes the protein MGAAIAGAVVAALLLLYPARASAAAAAGEGRRLHTLFSVECGDYFDWQAVGLLHSLRKARQPGGVTRLVSCVEDQLPSYRGLRIGHTLQVPSFSRHPRTGDWYPAINKTAGIVHWLKHSPEADNVYWVVILDADQIIRGPIIPWELGAEKGKPFAAYYGGQPGNITRLLSCTDEDLKNYKGHDLAPTHYVPSMSHHPLTGDWYPAINKPAAVLHWLNHVQTDAEFLVILYADMIMRGPITQWEYGAKRGHPVSTPYEYLIGCDNILAKIHTRNPSACDKVGSVIIMHIDDLRRFALLWLHKSEEVRADKAHYATNITGDIYNSGWISEMYGYSFAAAEIILRHVIRRDIMIYPGYVPLPGAKYRVFHYGLRFGVGNWSFDKADWRNADVVNTCWAKFPEPPDPATIMKQDLDARERDLLSIECGRALNKALYLHHKHRNCPQLGTFRSTSRKADQVSASNKIERVPQKSSTKSMADGREKTVERTAATVQPLHRSRRLARSSTMWIIAMWVLSIVVFLLVISVFFTEQRRNV
- the LOC136450897 gene encoding peptidyl serine alpha-galactosyltransferase isoform X1; the encoded protein is MGAAIAGAVVAALLLLYPARASAAAAAGEGRRLHTLFSVECGDYFDWQAVGLLHSLRKARQPGGVTRLVSCVEDQLPSYRGLRIGHTLQVPSFSRHPRTGDWYPAINKTAGIVHWLKHSPEADNVYWVVILDADQIIRGPIIPWELGAEKGKPFAAYYGHLKGCDNILAQLHTAHPEFCDKVGGILALHIDDLRALAPLWLSKTEEVRQDKSHWSTNITGDIYGMGWISEMYGYSFGAAKLHYLVLMNSGQPGNITRLLSCTDEDLKNYKGHDLAPTHYVPSMSHHPLTGDWYPAINKPAAVLHWLNHVQTDAEFLVILYADMIMRGPITQWEYGAKRGHPVSTPYEYLIGCDNILAKIHTRNPSACDKVGSVIIMHIDDLRRFALLWLHKSEEVRADKAHYATNITGDIYNSGWISEMYGYSFAAAEIILRHVIRRDIMIYPGYVPLPGAKYRVFHYGLRFGVGNWSFDKADWRNADVVNTCWAKFPEPPDPATIMKQDLDARERDLLSIECGRALNKALYLHHKHRNCPQLGTFRSTSRKADQVSASNKIERVPQKSSTKSMADGREKTVERTAATVQPLHRSRRLARSSTMWIIAMWVLSIVVFLLVISVFFTEQRRNV